In the bacterium genome, ACGCGACCGGACCGCCTTGAGCGCGAACCCACCCCCGACGGCGGCGACGGCGACGATCAGCGCCGCCATCCACCAGGCGAAGCCGCCCGACTCCTCCGGCGGTGGCGGCGGCACAACCGGGAAAGTGGTCTTCAGCGCGTCTTGCAGCGCCTGGCTCGATTCCGGCGGCGGCGCCGGCGCGGCCGCCTCGGCCGCGGGCGCCTGCGCGCCCGCGGGCTCCTTGGGCTTCGGGGGCGGACCGACCCGGACCACCTTCTCCCTGGTGCGCACGTTCTCGGGGATCGAGGCGAGGTTGTCGGTGAAGACCACGCTCCCCTTGCGGTCGGTGTACTTGTAGTGCGTGACGTTGCCGTCGCTGTCGGCGACCTCGTAGATGACGCCGGCGGCGGGGACTGCGAGCGCCGCGAAGACCGCCAGCGCCAGGATCGCCACGAGCGCCCGCTTCATGGACGCCGAGGATAGGACAGAGCGCGCCGAAAGGGAAGCCGGTGCCCGGGGGCCGGGCGGACGTCAGGCGTGCCGCCGGACGATCTTCTCGAACATGTCAGCGAGTCCGGCGCAGAGCCCGTGAATCCAGGCGTCGCTGAGCTGCCCGATCGCGGTCTCGTCGAAGAAGAGGTGCAGCGACGACTCCATCCCCTCGTCCGGCTTCCACCAGCAGACGAGCAGCGGCAGGCGCGGCAGCGGGTAAAGCACCAGCGAGAGGTCCGACCCGAAGAGGTTCACGGACCGCTCCCCGGCGAACAGGTCGATCAGATCCGAGATCAGGCCGGTGTGCGCGTCCAGCAGCCGCCCGAGGGGCCGCTCGCAGCGCTGCTCGAAGAGCGACGCCCTTCCCGCCGCCGCCTGGCTCAGCTCGCGGAACGGCACCCAGCGCCCGGTCGGCTCGCCGCCGCGCGCGTGCAGGACGTAGCGCAGCAGCGGGATCGCGAGGCCCGCGTGCGTGTGGCAGTCCGAGCCGATTGAGCCGTCGGGGGCGATCTGGAAGTCCTTGCCGAGGCACTTGACGACCAGCCGGCCGCCCTCGACACGCCCGCCGATGCGCGCCGCCGCCGCGGCAAAGTCCAGCGCCGCGACGCCCGCCCGCAGCTCCTGCAGTTCGTCCTGCTGGCCGTCCCAGACGCCGCGGCGCTCGCCGAGGTAGGCGTCGACCGCCGCTGCGGCCTCCGGCGACAGGTACGGGCAGTCGCGCGGGCGCCGCTCGTCCGCCAGGACCGCCGCGGCGAACGCCATGCAGCCGCGCGCGCCGCACTCGCCGCAGTTGGTCCGCGGCAGGTGCCGGTAGACGTCGAGGGGGTTGCGGGGCGGGACCATGCCGCGCATCTTACTGGAACGGGCGGCTCGAGCGAAGCCGCCGGGCCGGGGCGTTTGACAGCCGCGAGCCGTCCCCGTATATCAAGGCCATGGCCCAGCCCCAGGAGCGCCGCAAGTTCCCCCGGGTTCCCATCCTCATCGAGATCTACTACCAGAGCGACTCCCCGGTGATCCGCTCACGGCTCGCGGACCTCAGCGAGGGCGGGCTCTTCGTGGACACCCTCAATCCCCTTCCCCAGGGCGCCGAGGTGAAGTTCCGCTTCGTCCTGCCCGGGAAGGCCATCCAGGAGCCGATCGTCGGTCTCGCGAAGGTCGCGTGGATCCAGCCGGCGGTCGGCATGGGCATCGAGTTCGTGCGGTTCGGGGGCGATGCCCTCGATCGACTGCGGGCCTTCCTCAGCCAGAATCCGTAAGGTCGTCCCCTAGCTCGTCCCCTTCCTTCGCGAGGCACCGAACCTCACGCGGGCGCGCGCCCGGGCCTTTGCGGCTTCCACGGCGCGGTCCCGCGCCGGCGCGGTGGTCACCAGAGATCCGAGCAGCGCGCCGGCCGCCTTGGCGACCTGGCGGACGGCGCGGTCGAACGGGGCCTGGTTCGCCGCCGACGGCTTGGCGAACCCGCTGATCTTCCGCACGAACTGCAGGGCCGCGGCCTGGATCTCCTCGTCCGTGGCGGGTGGCTCGAAGTTGTAGAGCACCTTGATGTTCCTGCACATGACATTCACCTCACCCTGCCGGATTCCACTCGATCGCCCGCCTCCATCTTCTTTCCCTCCACCCACGCGTCGACGATGCCTGCCACCCAGCAGCACACGATCGCGACGGTCGCGACCTTCGTCGCGGTCGGGCTGCGTCCGCCGGAGACCCTGTCGACCTCGGCGAGAATGCTGCCGAGGTCATAGGCGCCGCCGCCGACCGCCACCTTGTCGAGGACGGCCTGGACTTCGCGCACGACCGTTGTCACGATCACGAGCAAACTCGCCGAAACGACGCCGATGAGCGCGATCCCCCGCCCGTGGTGCTTCTGGGCGATCTGGCCCAGGCCGGGATACACGAGCCCGGAGAGAAGCGCGCCCCGCAGCGAAGGATTCATGTCCGGGGCGCCGTGGACGCCAGGCTCGCCGCGAACAATATCGCCTCCTCGTCGTCGTGCCGGCGCACGAAGAGCGGAACGAGGCACAGAAACGACGCGATCCTGATGAACAGGCTTGGATGCTCGATGCACACCTCGTGGTGGAACGTGCACGCGCGCTCGGAGCTCGGAATGAGCGTCATCTCCCAGGTGACCCTGGGACGAACGTGAATGAGATGAAATATCCAGATGTCGCTTCTCTCCGAGACCAGCTTGAGGTGCGCCGGCTCGGCGATCTCCTCGACGTAGTGCTGAACCGCCAGATGCCCGCCGACGGACTCGACGTTGACCGACGTTCTCCTGCCGTCCTCCGCTTTCCCCGCGCCCGCGCCGAGGTGTCCCCTGGCGCACCGCTGATAGCCGATGTCCGACAGCCCGAAAAGCCACCGGGGGATGTCCAGCGCAGCCGCGGGAACGTCGAGCTGGACGTCGTGTGCCGCGCGCGCCAGGACATACGGCCGCTTCATCCCACCTTCCTCGCTGCCCCGATCCGGCTGAACTCCATCGACCATCACGCCCTCCCCTTCTTCCCGACCGGCGCCAGGTACAGCACGAACTCCTCCTCGCCGTCGAGCCGCAGCAGCGCATCCAGCGCCTCCTGGTCATAGGCGCCGACCGCGCAGGCGCCCGCCCCGACGGCCTCCGCGGCCAGGTACAGGTTCTGGCAGACGTGCCCGGCGTCCAGCGGCAGCACGCGGTGCGCCGCCGGGCCGTAGCGCCACTCCATGCGCGCCGGCAGCACGCTCCAGAAGAACGTCGCCGCACCCCGCGCGACGAACGTCTGGCCGAGACAGGCCTGCGCGACCGCCGCCTCCAGCCCCGGCTGCGTGAACTCGAGGAGCAGCCTGTGCTCCAGCGGCAGGTAGCGCCAGATCCCCTCCTCGATCCCCTCCACGCGCCGGCAGTAGAGGTAGGTCTCGAAGGCGTGGCGCGCGCCCGCCGACGGCACGGTGCGCAGCGTCACGGCCGGGCCGGGCCGCTCCGTGACGCCCTGCGTCGCCCAGAGCAGGAACGCCAGCTCGAGCAGCGACAGCGGCTCGTCCGCGAAGCGCCGCAGGCTGCGGCGGCTGCGGATCACCTCGAGCAGGCTTGGCACGCCCAGCCCGGCAAAGCGCTCGGGCGCCGGCAGCTCGACCGTGCGCGCGTCCGCCGCGTACGGCTTCTGCGCCGGCGGGGGCGGCAGTCCGCGGCTCTGCGCGGTCGTGCGAAAGTCGAACCGCGCGCGGATCGAGTCCTTGAGAAACTCCCGGTGCCGGCGGTTCAGCTCGTCCATCGCCGCGCCCTCCCCAAGCCGGATGCGCGCCCCGGCCGTGACCCCGGGCGCGCCGCCCGGGTCAATCCCGCAACTCTATCCCGCCCCGCAGGTACGTGACCGCGTGGCCGCCGATCGACACGCGCTCGCCCCGCAGCTCGCAGAACAGCTCGCCGCCGCGCCGGCTCACCTGGAAGGCGTGGAGGTCCTTCCTCCCGAGCCGCTCCGCCCAGTAGGGGATCAGCGTGCAGTGCGCGCTGCCGGTGACCGGGTCCTCCGGGACCCCCGCCCGCGGCGCGAAGAAGCGCGAGACGAAGTCGCCCTCGCGCCCCGGCGCCGTGGCGATCACCCCCAGGAAGTCCAGGCGCGCGATCGCCGCGAGGTCGGGGGCGAGGCCCCTGACGGTCGCCTCGTCGTCGAACACCACCATGAGGTCGCGCGAGCAGAGCGTCTCGACGGGGGCAGCGCCCAGCATCTTCGCAAGCCCTTCGGGCGGCGCGCACGGCGACGGCCTGCGCGTGGGGAAATCCAGGAAGAGCAGGTCGCCGCGCCGCTCCACCGCGAGGCTCCCGCTCTTCGTCTCGAACGCCACCCGCTCCGGATGCTGCCGCACGTAGTTGAGGACGACGTGCCCGCTGGCGAGCGTGGCGTGCCCGCACAGGTCGACCTCGACCGCGGGGGTGAACCACCGCAGCTCGAAGGCCTCGCCCCGGCGGACCAGGAACGCGGTCTCGGAGAGGTTGTTCTCGGCGGCGATCGCCTGCAGCGTCGCGTCGGGCAGCCAGGCGTCGAGAACGCACACGCCGGCCGGGTTGCCGGCGAAGAGGCATGAGGTGAACGCGTCGACCTGGTAGAACGGGATCATGCCTTGCTCGTGCAGTTGAGCATCCAGTGGATGCCGAACCGGTCCGTCAGGCTCCCGAAGTAGGCGCCCCAGAACATGTCGGCCAGCGGCATCTCGACCTTGCCGCCGGCGGCGAGAGCCTTGAACAGCCGCTCGGTCTCGGCGCGTGTGTCCGGCTCGAGGTTGATGTAGACGTTGTTCCCCGGCGTCACGGTGAAGCCCATCGACTCCGGCGCGTCGGTGCCCATCAGCATGTGGCCGGCCAGGATCGGCAGCTCGACGTGCATGACCAGGTTCGCGTCCCCCGCCGGGATGGGCGGCTGGCCGGGCTGCGCCGGGATGTCCTTGAAGCGGGCGATCGGCCCCGAAAACTCCGTCCCGAACACCCCCTTGTAGAACAGAAACGCCTCTTCCGTTGAACGAACGAAATTGAGATACGTGCTGACGCGGGCCATCGCTGTCTCCTCCTCAGTCGTTGCGGCGGACTTTCGGAGGGAATCTAGGTTGCGGGCCGCGCGGCGGCAACCGGGCGCGGCTCAGTCCGCGGCGACCGCGCTCCTCACCACGAACTGGACGACGCCCTGGAGGAACGGGTCGGCGGCGACCGCCTCGCCGGGATCCGGAATCATCCGCTGCGAACGGTAGCTCCCGCTATCCCCGCCGAAGATCATCGCCTCGCCCCCGAAGCTCTTCTTCAGCTCGTCCAGGCTCGCGGCGCTCGCCTTCAGCGGCAACAGGTGCTCCACAAGCGGCAGGTTCAGCTTGCCGGCGTCCTCGTAGACGGCCCAGAGCCCCGCAGGGTCCCAGATCGCCTGCTCGCCGAGCGAGACGTGCCTGCGCAGCGGGTCCAGCCGGATCATCCGCAGCCCGATGTCGTCGATCTCCTTCTGGGGGAGGAAGACCGCCGCGCTCAGCGAGTACGCCTTCTCCCAGGCGTCCAGGTACTCGGGGTCGAGGTCCGCGGCGGCGCGGTAGTGCCGGTACGCCTCGGCCTTGCGCCCCTGCGCCTCGCGGAGCTGGCCGAGCAGGTACTGCACCTGCGGCTTGCGCGGCTCGGACTGCGCGAGCCCCCCGAGGACCTGCTCCGCCACCGAGCGGCTCTCCGGGTGGTTGAAGACCCCTTCGCACCCGAAGCAGAAGCTCGCCACCTGGCCGAACTGCTCGGGCATCCGCTCGAAGGCGATCTGGTAGTGCTTGCGCGCCTCCGCGACGTTGCCCATCGCGGAGAGGCGCTCGGCCAGCCGCCACTGGACGCAGTAGGCGTCGGCGAACGAGGTGGCCGCCTCCTCGTAGGACGCGAGGCTCCGCCGGATGAGACCGGCCTTGGTGAGCGCATCGCCGCGCTCGGCGACCCTGACCGAGGCGACCACGCGCTCGAAGAATGCGGCGTCCTCGGCCTTGCCCTCGGCCTTGAGGACCTCGGCCAGGACGGCATAGCCCCGAACCCGATCGCCCTGCTTCGCCTCGCCGTCGGTCGGATCCACCTTGAGCGCCTGTCGCACCGTGGCCTCGGCCTCGGCGAGCTTCCCCTCCCGCAGCCAGAGGTTCGCCTTCCAGATCAACGGCCGCTCCTCGAACCGGTCGCGCGCATAGAGCGCATCGAGCCAGGGCGCGATCGACGGGCCGGAGGTCTCGAGCAACGCCCGGTATGCCGGGTCGTCCCCGGGATGGCCGAGCAGATGGCCCTGCAGCACCGCGACCGCCTCGGCATCGCGCCCGGCGCTGTGCAGGGCCCGCCCCACGATCGGGAGCAGCGACTGGAACCTGTCGGCAAGCCCCGTCAGGTCGGCGGCGCCCCACCACGCGGATTCCTCCACGAGGGCCAGCGCGTCGCCCGACCGGTCGGCCTTGTCGTAGAGTTCCGCCAGCCGCGCCAGGTGCTCCGAGAGCAGTCCCGCGGCCAGGAGGGTTGCCCTGCCCCCGGGGAACTCGGCCGCCCCCGCGGAGGCGAGGACGGACTCGATCGTCGCGACGATCGCCCCCTCGGCCTCGGCGTACAGACCGGCCTCCTCGAGCGCGTCGACCATCTCGCCGGCCGGCGAACCATCGAGTTCGTCGCCGCCGAACGGAGAGCCGCCCATCTGCTGCCCAAGCTCGGCGAGGATCGCCGGATAGCCGGCCGCCGCCTCACGGCTCAACTCGGGGCGTCCGAGCAGCCGTCCCAGGCGGCACAGGCGCGGCGCGAGCCTGGCCTTCGCGCGCGCAACCGCCAGCCGCGCCTGGGGCGCCTCGCGGCCGGCGTCGAGCCGCAGCGTCTCGCCAAGGAGGCGCACCGCCTCGTCGACCCGGTCCATGGCGAGCAGCAGCTCCACCTGCCGCTCGTTGATGCCCAGGCGCGAGACCAGATCGAGATCGGGCCGCGCGGCGGCGCCCGCGATCAGGCCCACCAGGTCCACCTGCTCGCCCGAGGCGGCGGCGATGAGCCCGCAGCGGCTCCACAGCGGCAGTTCCGGGCGCGCGGTGAGGACGATCCGGCAGAACTCCAGCGTGTCCGCGGCAAAGCGCATCTTGTCGAACGACTGCCACGCCGACTTGAACTCGGACGCGTCGAAAGCGTCGGCCTCGATCGCCGCTGCCGCCTCGGCGGCCTCCCGCGCGCGCTTGCGGGCGATCAGCCCGAGGACGTGGTTCGCGGCGGCGCGCCGGCGGCTGCTGTCGTCGCCGCGGTAGCGGTACCCCGCCCTCTCGCCTTCGACGAAGGGCTCCGGCGTCGCGACCTCGGCGGGCGACTTCGCGGGAAAGCGGCGCTCCAGCGCTTCGTACAGCTCGACGTCGTCGATCCCCGTCACGAGCTGCCACTGCGGCTCGAGGAGATCCGCCGCGCGCTCGCGGACGATGCGCTTGGCTAGATCGAGAGTGGCGCCGCCGGAGGGGACCGCCAGCGCAAGACCGGGGATGGCCAGGGCCTTGCGGATGAGCGCCTCCGCCCGCGTCTCGCCGGCGAGTTCCACCAGATCCGGCACCTGCACGGTCAGCCGCCCCTCTTTGCGCTCGGACTCCAGCGACCCGAGGTAGCGCTCGAACCTGCCGGCGATGTCCTCCTTCCCTTCCGCCGCGGCGGCTCCCGCGGCGAGAAGGGGTGAATTCCGCAACAAGTTGTCCAGGTAACCCGCGTTGCCCTTGCTCAGGGCGGCGGCGGTCTTCAACTCGGCAAGACTTTCGGTCAGGCCGGCCTGGTCGCGCGTCAGGTAGGACACCGTCAACCGCAGCAGCTTTCCGGAAGTGCCGCGGCCGCCGTCGGGCCTGGCCGAGACGAGGCTCTTGAGCGCGGGCCACGCCGCGGGCGGCGGGACCGAGGACATCAGCGATTGCACCGTTGGCGTGTCGTCGCGCGCCACCTGCATCGCGGCATACTCCGTTGCCTTCATCAGCGCCGCGGGCGGCAGCATCCAGAACCGGTCATAGAGCGCCAGCCAGCGGGCCGCGGCTTCCTCGGCCGGGAACTTCGCGCGGACGTCCCGGAATTCCCGCAGGTCGCGGGCCAGGACGGCGGCCTCGTCGGCATCCGCGCCGGCCTTCGCCTCGACCGGAATCGCCGCGGCCCGAGTGAGGCGCTGGAGCACCTCCCGCGCGCCGATGAGATCCCCGGCCGCAGAGAAGGCTGTCCCAACGCCGATGCTGCCGAGCAGCGCGATGGTGCACATGCCGATGCACATCGACTTCTTCAATGGGTTCGTGCCTCCCTCTTTACGTCGTGTCCCACCGCAAATCGTAGCTCACGCTCCGCCCGCCACCGGGACGGCGCACCAGGATCTCGCGCCTCAGCAGGTCCTCGATCTCGCGAAAGGCCGTCGCGCGGCTCGCGCTGGTCATGCCCACGTATTTCCGGGTGGTCAGCCCGCCTTCGAACCCGTCGCGACCGGCATCGAGCAGACGACCCACAACCTTCCGCTGGCGCTCGCTGAGCCCCACCCCCGCGTGCCGGCGCCAGAACCGCGCCTTGTCCAGGACGACGGCGAGCCGCGCCTCGGAAGCCTCGATCGCCCGCCCAAAGCAGCCGAGAAACCACGCGAGCCACGG is a window encoding:
- a CDS encoding DUF3786 domain-containing protein encodes the protein MVPPRNPLDVYRHLPRTNCGECGARGCMAFAAAVLADERRPRDCPYLSPEAAAAVDAYLGERRGVWDGQQDELQELRAGVAALDFAAAAARIGGRVEGGRLVVKCLGKDFQIAPDGSIGSDCHTHAGLAIPLLRYVLHARGGEPTGRWVPFRELSQAAAGRASLFEQRCERPLGRLLDAHTGLISDLIDLFAGERSVNLFGSDLSLVLYPLPRLPLLVCWWKPDEGMESSLHLFFDETAIGQLSDAWIHGLCAGLADMFEKIVRRHA
- a CDS encoding PilZ domain-containing protein, encoding MAQPQERRKFPRVPILIEIYYQSDSPVIRSRLADLSEGGLFVDTLNPLPQGAEVKFRFVLPGKAIQEPIVGLAKVAWIQPAVGMGIEFVRFGGDALDRLRAFLSQNP
- a CDS encoding DUF2277 domain-containing protein; this translates as MCRNIKVLYNFEPPATDEEIQAAALQFVRKISGFAKPSAANQAPFDRAVRQVAKAAGALLGSLVTTAPARDRAVEAAKARARARVRFGASRRKGTS
- a CDS encoding SagB/ThcOx family dehydrogenase produces the protein MDELNRRHREFLKDSIRARFDFRTTAQSRGLPPPPAQKPYAADARTVELPAPERFAGLGVPSLLEVIRSRRSLRRFADEPLSLLELAFLLWATQGVTERPGPAVTLRTVPSAGARHAFETYLYCRRVEGIEEGIWRYLPLEHRLLLEFTQPGLEAAVAQACLGQTFVARGAATFFWSVLPARMEWRYGPAAHRVLPLDAGHVCQNLYLAAEAVGAGACAVGAYDQEALDALLRLDGEEEFVLYLAPVGKKGRA
- a CDS encoding PhzF family phenazine biosynthesis protein, with the translated sequence MIPFYQVDAFTSCLFAGNPAGVCVLDAWLPDATLQAIAAENNLSETAFLVRRGEAFELRWFTPAVEVDLCGHATLASGHVVLNYVRQHPERVAFETKSGSLAVERRGDLLFLDFPTRRPSPCAPPEGLAKMLGAAPVETLCSRDLMVVFDDEATVRGLAPDLAAIARLDFLGVIATAPGREGDFVSRFFAPRAGVPEDPVTGSAHCTLIPYWAERLGRKDLHAFQVSRRGGELFCELRGERVSIGGHAVTYLRGGIELRD
- a CDS encoding VOC family protein; translation: MARVSTYLNFVRSTEEAFLFYKGVFGTEFSGPIARFKDIPAQPGQPPIPAGDANLVMHVELPILAGHMLMGTDAPESMGFTVTPGNNVYINLEPDTRAETERLFKALAAGGKVEMPLADMFWGAYFGSLTDRFGIHWMLNCTSKA